A region from the Streptosporangium sp. NBC_01756 genome encodes:
- a CDS encoding GvpL/GvpF family gas vesicle protein produces MTEVGTYVYAITREPHGSPPAELTGVGGAPVRTVEHAGLVAYVSTVPLEEFGEEPLRRSLEDLDWIGHTARAHNHVVEAVAETVPTAPVRLVTVYTSEEQVSELLARRHDDFVAVLSRVVGRREWGVKAYAEQEAAAPSTEEESVGGESPGTAYLKRRQASLHNQKDAQRHTVAQAERVHAALAAVAAASLRHRPQDPELSGRAEWMVLNGAYLVDDDRVDEFTAALDALRGQGIDLELTGPWAPYSFTALDLDTAGPEAPDAV; encoded by the coding sequence GTGACTGAGGTCGGCACGTACGTCTACGCGATCACACGCGAACCGCACGGTTCCCCTCCGGCGGAGCTGACGGGTGTGGGAGGGGCACCGGTGAGAACGGTCGAGCACGCCGGTCTCGTCGCGTATGTGAGCACCGTCCCGCTGGAGGAGTTCGGGGAGGAGCCGCTGCGCCGCTCGCTGGAGGACCTGGACTGGATCGGGCACACGGCCCGCGCCCACAACCACGTCGTGGAGGCCGTGGCGGAGACGGTTCCGACCGCCCCGGTCCGGCTCGTGACCGTTTACACCAGCGAGGAACAGGTGAGCGAACTGCTGGCCCGGCGGCACGACGACTTCGTCGCGGTGCTCTCCCGTGTCGTCGGACGCCGGGAGTGGGGTGTCAAGGCGTACGCGGAGCAGGAGGCGGCGGCGCCCTCGACCGAGGAGGAGAGCGTCGGCGGGGAGAGTCCCGGTACGGCCTACCTGAAACGCCGGCAGGCGAGCCTGCACAACCAAAAGGACGCGCAACGCCACACGGTCGCTCAGGCCGAGCGCGTCCACGCCGCACTGGCCGCCGTCGCCGCCGCGAGCCTCCGCCATCGCCCCCAGGACCCGGAGCTGTCGGGCCGTGCCGAGTGGATGGTGCTCAACGGTGCCTACCTCGTCGACGACGACCGCGTCGACGAGTTCACCGCCGCCCTCGACGCTCTCCGCGGACAGGGGATCGATCTGGAGCTCACCGGCCCGTGGGCCCCTTACTCCTTCACCGCTCTCGACCTCGACACGGCCGGTCCGGAGGCACCCGATGCCGTCTAG
- a CDS encoding GvpL/GvpF family gas vesicle protein: MPGSTSRTRTAGTEEATRRKQDSGSYIYGIVPADVELSPDARGIGDPPGRIRLVRHGRLAALISEVTLDRPLGRPNDLIAHQQLLDGAAAEVPVLPLRFGAVVTGPEAVVDELLRPYHDEFLAALNELEGRVEYVVKGRYVEHAVIGEVLAENPEAARLREEIHGRPAEATWDARIRLGELVGEAVAAKRAADTDMLVDALAPRSVAVVVREPTHEQDAVHVAFLIENDQEAEFRRIVEKFGKQWTDRVALRLLGPLAPYDFVMTRRGEE, from the coding sequence ATGCCCGGTTCTACCAGCAGAACGCGGACCGCTGGGACGGAGGAAGCCACCCGGCGCAAGCAGGACAGCGGTTCCTACATCTACGGCATCGTTCCGGCTGACGTCGAACTCTCCCCCGACGCCCGCGGCATAGGCGACCCACCGGGGCGGATCAGGCTGGTACGGCACGGCCGGCTCGCCGCCCTGATCAGCGAGGTCACCTTGGACCGCCCGCTCGGCAGGCCGAACGACCTGATCGCCCATCAACAACTGCTGGACGGCGCGGCGGCCGAGGTACCCGTGCTCCCGCTCCGCTTCGGAGCGGTGGTGACCGGCCCGGAAGCAGTCGTCGACGAACTGCTCCGCCCCTATCACGACGAATTCCTGGCCGCCCTGAACGAGCTTGAGGGACGGGTGGAGTACGTCGTCAAGGGGCGCTACGTCGAGCACGCGGTGATCGGCGAGGTGCTCGCGGAGAACCCCGAGGCCGCACGATTGCGCGAGGAGATCCACGGCCGGCCGGCGGAGGCGACGTGGGACGCGCGGATCCGGCTCGGCGAGCTGGTCGGCGAGGCGGTCGCGGCGAAGCGTGCGGCCGACACGGACATGCTGGTCGACGCCCTCGCGCCGCGGAGCGTCGCCGTCGTCGTGCGTGAGCCGACCCATGAGCAGGACGCGGTGCACGTGGCCTTCCTGATCGAGAACGACCAGGAGGCCGAGTTCCGGCGGATCGTCGAGAAATTCGGCAAGCAGTGGACCGACCGGGTCGCCCTGCGTCTCCTCGGTCCGCTGGCGCCGTACGACTTCGTCATGACGCGCCGGGGGGAGGAATGA
- the gvpJ gene encoding gas vesicle protein GvpJ → MTIVQSSGGGAGSRRSSSSLADVIDTILDKGIVIDAYIRVSLVGIELLTIDVRIVVASVDTYLRFAEAVNRLDLTQTGGKGLPEVMEGMTQGVSKSKTKGVTQGAVEAAGEKLRELIGDSDGHDEDHEPVPRRRRRREE, encoded by the coding sequence ATGACCATCGTGCAATCTTCAGGAGGCGGGGCAGGCAGCCGCAGGTCCTCGTCGAGCCTGGCCGACGTCATCGACACGATTCTCGACAAGGGCATCGTGATCGACGCCTACATCAGGGTCTCGCTGGTCGGGATCGAACTTCTGACGATCGACGTGCGCATCGTCGTGGCCAGCGTCGACACCTATCTCCGCTTCGCGGAGGCCGTCAACCGGCTGGACCTCACACAGACCGGCGGAAAGGGCCTGCCGGAGGTCATGGAAGGTATGACGCAGGGCGTGAGCAAGTCGAAGACCAAAGGCGTCACCCAGGGCGCGGTAGAAGCGGCCGGGGAGAAACTGCGCGAGCTCATCGGCGACTCCGATGGGCATGATGAAGATCACGAACCGGTCCCCCGCCGGCGTCGGAGACGGGAGGAATGA
- a CDS encoding CocE/NonD family hydrolase gives MKLAGRPATWVAVVAVLVIGVATWVLWPSAPPVRVQDQKITVLDGPGDDQRVTLDASFFPPAGGGRAPAVLLAHGFGGSKESVRAAAVRLAQEGYAVLTWSARGFGRSTGQIALNSPDYEVKDVHQLVDWMARRPEVRLDAAGDPLVGVAGGSYGGAIALMAAAYDGRIDAIVPQITWYDLADALFPDAGGQGPQNGVFKRMWAGLFFSRGGPTPETGLGGPAGTSGRTAVPPVTPQTAQEVRCGRFLPEICDMYQQVAETGRATPGAIETLRRSSPVSVPGKIKIPTLLLQGQQDSLFPLGQADANARAVAATGAPVGVAWFDGGHDGGNGEVDWIHERTLGWFDRYLKKDTGTDPAASPFTVTRDGGRDPGTRRPVQLHATADGYPGLGGTARTTVPLSGADQQVANPPGGSPSSISAVPGFGALASGAGNLSVSVDMPGQSATFDSAPLELPLQVTGSSTVKVRVRPAESSAGRSTGAGDVTLFAKLYDVAGDAQAPLLPESLAAPVRIALPEGGTGEAVVSLPAIDHRFEVGHRLRVAFTTTDLGYSTPSAPAVYTVGLVSQAVTVPTDATLRTPAGGPAWWTWALPLASLVVAGILLLTGRRRGGDDHEPAQDTVPLRINGLTKAYRNGELAVNDLSFTVEQGQVLGLLGPNGAGKTTTMRMLMGLIHPDAGEIRIFGRRVVPGAPVLSRLGSFVEGPGFLPHLTGRANLELYWKATGRPTEDAHFAEALEIAGLGNALERAVRTYSQGMRQRLAIAQAMLGLPDLLVLDEPANGLDPPQIREMRRVLISYAERGRTVIVSSHLLAEVEQTCSHVVVMHRGRLITAGPVSELLRGRTSANGSGTRLEDVFLDLIGENA, from the coding sequence ATGAAACTCGCAGGGAGGCCGGCCACCTGGGTCGCGGTGGTCGCCGTGCTGGTCATCGGTGTCGCGACCTGGGTGCTGTGGCCGTCCGCACCACCGGTGCGCGTCCAGGACCAGAAGATCACAGTTCTGGACGGGCCCGGAGACGACCAGCGGGTCACGCTTGACGCGAGTTTCTTCCCGCCCGCCGGAGGCGGCCGGGCACCGGCGGTGCTGCTCGCGCACGGTTTCGGCGGCAGCAAGGAGAGTGTCCGGGCCGCGGCCGTACGGCTGGCACAGGAGGGCTACGCCGTGCTGACCTGGTCGGCGCGGGGCTTCGGCCGCTCCACCGGGCAGATCGCACTCAACTCCCCCGACTACGAGGTCAAGGACGTCCACCAGCTCGTCGACTGGATGGCCAGACGGCCCGAGGTCCGGCTCGACGCGGCCGGCGACCCGCTGGTGGGCGTCGCGGGCGGCTCCTACGGCGGGGCGATCGCACTGATGGCCGCCGCGTACGACGGCAGGATCGACGCGATCGTCCCCCAGATCACCTGGTACGACCTGGCCGACGCGCTGTTTCCCGACGCGGGTGGCCAGGGGCCGCAGAACGGCGTGTTCAAGCGGATGTGGGCGGGGCTGTTCTTCAGCCGGGGCGGCCCGACGCCGGAGACGGGACTGGGCGGGCCGGCCGGAACGAGCGGTCGCACCGCCGTCCCGCCCGTCACCCCGCAGACCGCGCAGGAGGTCCGGTGCGGCCGGTTCCTTCCGGAGATCTGCGACATGTACCAGCAGGTGGCCGAGACCGGCCGGGCGACGCCGGGCGCGATCGAGACCCTGCGCAGATCCAGTCCGGTATCCGTGCCCGGGAAGATCAAAATTCCGACGCTGCTGCTCCAGGGACAGCAGGACTCGCTGTTCCCCCTGGGCCAGGCGGACGCCAACGCCAGAGCCGTCGCCGCCACCGGCGCCCCCGTCGGCGTGGCCTGGTTCGACGGCGGCCACGACGGCGGCAACGGCGAGGTCGACTGGATCCACGAGCGAACCCTCGGCTGGTTCGACCGTTATCTGAAGAAGGACACCGGCACGGATCCGGCGGCCAGCCCGTTCACCGTCACCCGCGACGGCGGCCGGGATCCGGGGACCCGCCGCCCGGTCCAGCTGCACGCCACCGCGGACGGCTACCCCGGCCTGGGCGGCACCGCCCGGACCACGGTGCCGCTCAGCGGCGCGGACCAGCAGGTGGCCAACCCGCCCGGCGGATCGCCCTCCTCGATCAGCGCGGTCCCCGGATTCGGCGCTCTCGCGAGCGGCGCCGGAAACCTGAGCGTGTCCGTCGACATGCCGGGCCAGAGCGCCACCTTCGACTCCGCGCCGCTGGAGCTCCCGCTGCAGGTCACCGGGAGCTCCACCGTGAAGGTACGGGTGCGGCCCGCGGAGTCCTCCGCGGGTAGGAGCACCGGAGCGGGCGACGTGACGCTGTTCGCCAAGCTCTACGACGTGGCCGGCGACGCCCAGGCACCGCTGCTGCCCGAGTCGCTCGCCGCCCCGGTCAGGATCGCCCTTCCCGAGGGCGGCACCGGCGAGGCCGTGGTCAGCCTGCCCGCCATCGACCACCGCTTCGAGGTCGGGCACCGGCTGCGCGTCGCCTTCACCACCACCGACCTGGGCTACAGCACCCCCTCGGCACCGGCCGTCTACACGGTCGGCCTGGTCTCGCAGGCCGTGACCGTGCCGACCGACGCCACCCTGCGGACCCCCGCCGGCGGCCCCGCCTGGTGGACCTGGGCACTGCCGCTGGCCTCCCTCGTCGTCGCGGGAATCCTGCTGCTCACCGGACGCCGGCGCGGCGGCGACGACCACGAGCCCGCCCAGGACACCGTGCCCCTGCGGATCAACGGCCTGACCAAGGCCTACCGCAACGGCGAACTGGCGGTGAACGACCTGTCCTTCACCGTCGAGCAGGGCCAGGTGCTCGGCCTGCTCGGCCCCAACGGGGCGGGCAAGACCACCACCATGCGCATGCTGATGGGACTGATCCACCCCGACGCGGGCGAGATCCGGATCTTCGGCCGCCGGGTCGTCCCCGGCGCCCCGGTCCTGTCCCGGCTGGGCTCCTTCGTCGAAGGCCCCGGCTTCCTGCCGCACCTGACCGGCCGGGCCAACCTGGAGCTCTACTGGAAGGCGACGGGCCGCCCCACGGAGGACGCCCACTTCGCCGAGGCCCTGGAGATCGCCGGGCTCGGCAACGCGCTGGAGCGCGCCGTACGGACCTACTCCCAGGGCATGCGCCAGCGCCTGGCCATCGCGCAGGCCATGCTCGGCCTGCCCGATCTGCTGGTCCTCGACGAGCCCGCCAACGGTCTCGACCCGCCCCAGATCCGGGAGATGCGCAGGGTCCTGATCTCCTACGCCGAGCGGGGCCGCACCGTCATCGTCTCCAGCCACCTGCTCGCCGAGGTGGAGCAGACCTGTAGCCACGTGGTGGTCATGCACCGGGGCCGCCTCATCACGGCCGGCCCGGTGAGCGAACTGCTGCGCGGCCGTACCTCCGCCAACGGCTCGGGCACCCGCCTGGAGGACGTGTTCCTGGACCTGATCGGGGAAAATGCATGA
- a CDS encoding gas vesicle protein GvpO: protein MPVKRVTRDERATETDAPDDLYDEENETYEDEDDFDEDEDAEDEDEDAEEDVPARGRRSRALSAVTASKAGLRHISDLTSKEVEGVTFVRPAEDDWQVGVEVVEDRRIPSSGDILALYEVEMDQEGNLLSYRRTRRYKRGSGDNS from the coding sequence GTGCCGGTCAAACGCGTAACCCGCGACGAGCGCGCCACCGAGACGGACGCCCCCGACGACCTCTACGACGAGGAGAACGAGACGTACGAAGACGAGGACGACTTCGACGAGGACGAAGACGCGGAGGACGAGGACGAGGACGCGGAGGAGGACGTTCCGGCCAGGGGGCGGCGGTCACGCGCCCTCTCGGCGGTGACCGCGAGCAAGGCCGGGCTACGGCACATCAGCGACCTGACGTCGAAGGAGGTCGAGGGCGTCACCTTCGTACGGCCTGCGGAGGACGACTGGCAGGTCGGGGTCGAGGTCGTCGAGGACCGCCGGATCCCCTCCTCGGGGGACATCCTCGCGCTATACGAGGTCGAGATGGATCAGGAGGGGAATCTGCTGTCCTACCGCAGAACTCGGCGCTACAAGCGCGGCAGTGGCGACAACAGTTAG
- a CDS encoding gas vesicle protein K — protein sequence MKGNGKDAGPPDARGGAARPDIPRPNAPQPDGSRQDGSRPSPPPDSPRQDGARSAGSRQGGTRSAGSRSDGSRPDTARSSRWRIDTDSEKVERDLTCLVLTLVELVRQLVERQCVRRMEQGDLSDEQIETLGMTLMRLEEAMTELRERFGLSPSDLNLDLGPLGTLLPTD from the coding sequence ATGAAAGGCAACGGGAAAGACGCCGGCCCGCCGGATGCGCGAGGCGGCGCCGCGCGTCCTGACATCCCACGTCCCAACGCACCGCAGCCGGACGGCTCACGGCAGGACGGCTCGCGACCGAGCCCACCGCCGGACAGCCCCCGGCAGGACGGCGCACGGTCCGCCGGCTCACGGCAGGGCGGCACACGATCCGCCGGCTCACGATCGGACGGCTCACGGCCGGACACCGCACGATCGAGCCGCTGGCGCATCGACACCGACTCGGAGAAGGTCGAGCGCGATCTGACCTGCCTCGTGCTCACCCTCGTCGAACTCGTCCGTCAGCTCGTGGAGCGGCAGTGCGTGCGGCGGATGGAACAGGGCGACCTGTCCGACGAGCAGATCGAGACGCTGGGGATGACGCTGATGCGCCTTGAGGAGGCGATGACCGAACTGCGGGAGCGTTTCGGTCTGTCCCCCTCCGACCTCAACCTCGATCTCGGACCGCTCGGGACGCTGCTGCCCACGGACTGA
- a CDS encoding gas vesicle protein, with protein MPSSGSRGAALAAEGRLPSQRVALVDLLDRLLAGGVVVSGDIVLSIADIDLVRISLRLLIMSVRESGPIGWDTPTERETRPEPVWK; from the coding sequence ATGCCGTCTAGTGGCTCCCGAGGTGCCGCGCTGGCCGCCGAGGGCCGTCTCCCCTCGCAGCGCGTGGCGCTCGTCGACCTGCTGGACCGGCTGCTGGCCGGGGGCGTCGTCGTGAGCGGGGACATCGTCCTGTCCATCGCCGACATCGATCTCGTGCGCATCTCGTTACGCCTGCTGATCATGTCCGTCCGGGAGTCCGGCCCGATCGGATGGGATACCCCGACAGAGCGGGAGACCCGCCCCGAACCGGTCTGGAAGTGA
- a CDS encoding gas vesicle protein GvpG has product MELLTMIFGLPFAPIQGLIKLGELVQDQAELETRHPAAIRRQLEELEEARLTGEITEEEEAEAVEQLLEQMTAQQDLPGMAMPGRGGEEEDEGG; this is encoded by the coding sequence ATGGAACTACTGACCATGATCTTCGGCCTGCCGTTCGCCCCGATCCAGGGGCTGATCAAGCTCGGCGAACTGGTGCAGGACCAGGCCGAGCTTGAGACCCGGCACCCCGCGGCGATCCGGCGCCAGCTGGAGGAACTGGAGGAGGCCAGGCTCACCGGTGAGATCACCGAAGAGGAGGAGGCCGAAGCGGTGGAACAGCTCCTCGAACAGATGACGGCCCAGCAGGACCTGCCCGGCATGGCCATGCCGGGCAGGGGTGGAGAAGAAGAGGACGAGGGGGGATGA
- a CDS encoding SRPBCC family protein encodes MAEKSRAQPAEEAGQVLPIDQLTQELRNLAEALGERILSSATDKIGGLTDRLTDYAGGSGGSDLLGAITGGSKHPMLSGLKGVAKMAGGGLLKKITGGGKGGKSKKLKLTNIIESLDVGAPRRLVYDQWTQFQDFPSFMKKVEGVDQQSDEKTTWKAQVFWSHRTWESTIVEQIPDQRIVWRSKGAKGYVDGSVTFHEVTPDMTRILLVLEYHPQGFFEKTGNIWRAQGRRARLEFKHFRRHVMMQTVLNPDDLEGWRGEIRDSQVVKDHETAIQEEQEQQEQEEAPEEIEDQEGGEEGEEAEEQEEPEEGEQDEGEQDEGEQDEGEQDEEEPEEDEEEEEEEPEEEPQAKRPARRGRRTAEAEEEPEDEESAPAKRPVRRRRGETEAGTDKRPPSRPARRRTGTRGT; translated from the coding sequence ATGGCCGAGAAATCCCGAGCCCAACCGGCAGAGGAAGCCGGGCAGGTGCTGCCCATCGACCAGCTCACCCAGGAACTGCGGAACCTCGCCGAGGCGCTCGGGGAGCGGATCCTGTCGTCCGCGACCGACAAGATCGGCGGGCTGACCGACCGGTTGACCGACTACGCGGGCGGCAGCGGCGGATCGGACCTGCTGGGGGCGATCACCGGAGGCTCGAAGCACCCCATGTTGTCCGGGCTGAAAGGGGTGGCCAAGATGGCCGGTGGCGGACTGCTCAAGAAGATCACCGGGGGCGGCAAAGGCGGGAAGAGCAAGAAACTCAAGCTGACCAACATCATCGAGTCGCTCGACGTGGGCGCTCCCCGGAGGCTCGTCTACGACCAGTGGACCCAGTTCCAGGACTTCCCCAGCTTCATGAAGAAGGTCGAGGGGGTCGACCAGCAGTCCGACGAGAAGACGACGTGGAAGGCCCAGGTCTTCTGGTCGCACCGGACCTGGGAGTCGACGATCGTCGAGCAGATTCCCGACCAGCGGATCGTCTGGCGCTCCAAGGGAGCCAAGGGCTACGTCGATGGTTCCGTGACCTTTCACGAGGTCACCCCCGACATGACCCGGATCCTGCTCGTACTGGAGTACCACCCGCAGGGGTTCTTCGAGAAGACCGGCAACATCTGGCGCGCACAGGGCCGGCGGGCGCGCCTGGAGTTCAAGCACTTCCGGCGGCACGTCATGATGCAGACGGTGCTGAACCCCGACGACCTCGAGGGCTGGCGTGGCGAGATACGCGACAGCCAGGTCGTCAAGGACCACGAGACCGCCATCCAGGAAGAGCAGGAGCAACAGGAACAGGAAGAGGCGCCGGAGGAGATCGAGGACCAGGAAGGCGGAGAGGAGGGAGAGGAGGCCGAGGAGCAGGAGGAGCCCGAAGAGGGAGAGCAGGACGAGGGAGAGCAGGACGAGGGAGAGCAGGACGAGGGAGAGCAGGACGAGGAGGAGCCCGAAGAGGACGAAGAAGAAGAGGAGGAGGAACCCGAGGAGGAACCCCAGGCCAAACGCCCGGCGCGGCGCGGCCGCCGTACCGCGGAGGCGGAGGAGGAACCGGAGGACGAGGAGTCCGCACCGGCGAAACGTCCGGTACGGCGCCGACGCGGTGAAACGGAGGCAGGCACGGACAAAAGACCGCCGTCGCGACCCGCCCGCCGCCGGACCGGCACCCGGGGCACGTGA
- a CDS encoding gas vesicle protein, giving the protein MTNPARSGYMAPQSYGSRPSSAGGSANLGDILERVLDRGVVIVGDIRVNLLEIELLTIKLRLLIASVDTARELGIDWWERDPWLSSQDGELAEENRRLRERLAVAEGRERRRPIEPRKEAARERPSRARERGD; this is encoded by the coding sequence ATGACCAATCCAGCACGGTCCGGTTACATGGCCCCGCAGAGCTACGGCAGCAGACCGTCCTCCGCCGGTGGGTCGGCCAACCTGGGCGACATCCTGGAGCGGGTGCTCGACAGAGGCGTGGTGATCGTGGGGGACATCCGCGTGAACCTGCTGGAGATCGAGCTGCTCACGATCAAACTGCGATTGCTGATCGCCTCGGTGGACACCGCACGGGAGCTGGGCATCGACTGGTGGGAACGCGATCCGTGGCTGAGCTCGCAGGACGGTGAACTGGCGGAGGAGAACCGCAGGCTCCGCGAGCGGCTCGCCGTCGCGGAGGGCCGTGAGAGGCGCCGGCCCATCGAACCTCGGAAGGAGGCCGCCCGGGAGCGGCCGTCCAGGGCGAGGGAGCGCGGTGACTGA
- a CDS encoding ABC transporter permease — MSDVHGSGTALAGGPANAGSPDGGSAAGYLPGRTLPLAVEIVRQFKRRRTLAMFGLLLVLPWVLVIAFTLGAGSGQPGATLRISDLATEGGLNFAAFALSVSVGFLLVVAVALFCGDTVASEASWSSLRYLLAAPIPRDRLLRQKLIVAMGYSAAAVICLPLMALLAGTLAFGWNDVRVPGTGETIAALDVLPRFGIVILYALVSQFVVAALAFLLSVSTDSPLGAVGGAVGLVIVSNILQAVEALGPLREFLPTFWNTAWLDALAPQPDYGGMVKGVAVSVTYSAVLVAFAFRRFRRRDVVS, encoded by the coding sequence ATGAGTGACGTCCACGGTTCCGGTACGGCTCTGGCCGGCGGTCCGGCGAATGCCGGCTCCCCGGACGGCGGTTCGGCGGCCGGCTATCTGCCCGGACGCACGCTGCCGCTGGCGGTGGAGATCGTCCGCCAGTTCAAACGGCGCCGCACGCTGGCCATGTTCGGCCTGCTGCTCGTGCTGCCGTGGGTCCTGGTGATCGCGTTCACGCTCGGCGCCGGATCCGGGCAGCCCGGTGCCACGCTGCGCATCTCCGACCTGGCGACCGAGGGGGGCCTGAACTTCGCCGCGTTCGCGCTGTCGGTGTCGGTGGGTTTCCTGCTGGTCGTCGCGGTGGCGCTGTTCTGCGGTGACACCGTGGCCAGTGAGGCGAGCTGGTCGTCGCTGCGCTACCTGCTGGCCGCGCCCATCCCCCGTGACCGGCTGCTGCGGCAGAAACTGATCGTCGCGATGGGCTACTCGGCGGCCGCGGTGATCTGCCTGCCGCTGATGGCGCTGCTGGCCGGGACTCTCGCGTTCGGCTGGAACGACGTCCGCGTGCCCGGCACCGGCGAGACCATCGCCGCGCTGGACGTGCTGCCCCGCTTCGGGATCGTGATCCTCTATGCGCTGGTCAGCCAGTTCGTGGTCGCCGCCCTGGCCTTCCTGCTCTCGGTCAGCACCGACTCCCCGCTCGGCGCGGTCGGCGGGGCGGTCGGCCTGGTGATCGTGAGCAACATCCTGCAGGCGGTGGAGGCGCTCGGCCCGCTCCGGGAGTTCCTTCCGACCTTCTGGAACACGGCCTGGCTGGACGCCCTGGCGCCGCAGCCCGACTACGGCGGCATGGTCAAGGGGGTGGCCGTCTCGGTCACCTACTCGGCCGTCCTGGTCGCCTTCGCCTTCCGCCGCTTCCGCCGCAGAGACGTCGTTTCCTAG